Proteins from a single region of Haloterrigena alkaliphila:
- a CDS encoding PAS domain-containing sensor histidine kinase: MKYVTDRITDEPSTNERSGSAVILETLLQRLPVGVIVEGTDREIIAVNPALCDILGVNAEPSAFVGRDCARVAERQQDLFADSDGFVARIETILERREPVYDEELRLADGRTLERSYVPYALPEGDANLWLYRDVSDRKERQRRLERQNERLAEFVSVVTHDIRNPLNVASANLELAAEEHDSDELDAAASALERMELLIEDLLVLAREGEVIGDTEPVALADLARECWAAVETGDATLEVDVDRTVSGDRSRLAQVFENLFRNSVEHGSTSHSEPDGSEDAVEHGSTSPPSEAQEDGVEHGSTGSRLRADSLEHDSPGVTVTVGTIADGFYVEDDGRGVPEDDRQRIFDREYSTAEDGTGQGLRIVERIVDAHGWEIDLGESNRGGARFEITGVQFVD, translated from the coding sequence ATGAAATACGTAACCGACCGCATCACCGACGAACCGAGCACGAACGAACGCAGCGGAAGCGCGGTGATTCTGGAGACGTTACTACAGCGCCTCCCGGTCGGCGTCATCGTCGAAGGGACCGATCGAGAGATCATCGCCGTGAACCCGGCGCTGTGCGATATTCTCGGGGTGAACGCCGAGCCGTCGGCGTTCGTCGGCCGGGACTGTGCGCGAGTGGCCGAGCGACAGCAAGACCTGTTCGCCGATTCGGACGGGTTCGTCGCCAGAATCGAAACGATACTCGAGCGGCGCGAACCCGTCTACGACGAGGAACTTCGCCTCGCGGACGGCCGCACGCTCGAGCGCTCGTACGTGCCGTACGCGTTGCCCGAGGGCGACGCGAACCTGTGGCTCTATCGGGACGTCTCCGATCGAAAAGAACGGCAGCGACGACTCGAGCGGCAGAACGAGCGACTGGCGGAATTCGTCTCGGTGGTCACTCACGATATCCGTAACCCGTTGAACGTCGCGTCGGCGAACCTCGAACTGGCCGCCGAGGAGCACGACAGCGACGAACTCGACGCGGCCGCGTCCGCGCTCGAGCGGATGGAACTGCTGATCGAGGACCTGCTCGTTCTCGCACGCGAGGGCGAGGTGATCGGCGACACCGAACCGGTGGCCCTCGCCGACCTGGCCCGCGAGTGCTGGGCCGCCGTCGAGACGGGAGACGCGACGCTCGAGGTCGACGTCGACCGCACCGTCAGCGGGGACCGGAGCCGACTCGCACAGGTGTTCGAGAACCTGTTTCGGAACAGCGTCGAGCACGGCTCGACGAGCCATTCAGAACCTGACGGTTCTGAAGACGCTGTGGAACACGGCTCCACAAGCCCTCCTTCGGAGGCTCAGGAGGACGGCGTGGAACACGGTTCCACGGGCAGTCGGCTACGGGCCGACAGCCTCGAGCACGACAGTCCCGGCGTGACCGTCACCGTCGGAACGATCGCGGACGGCTTCTACGTCGAGGACGACGGCCGCGGCGTTCCGGAGGACGACCGACAGCGAATCTTCGATCGGGAGTATTCGACGGCCGAAGACGGGACGGGGCAGGGACTCCGGATCGTCGAGCGGATCGTCGACGCTCACGGCTGGGAGATCGACCTCGGTGAATCGAACCGCGGCGGTGCGCGGTTCGAAATCACCGGCGTGCAGTTCGTGGACTGA
- a CDS encoding DUF7344 domain-containing protein, with protein MSDEGINAGGSDLPGDGGEGPEVLSRLLDALSSRRRRHALYYLREHELVDVDELARHLATERPDSPATTTAGDRIAEMETTVIHSDLPKLRDAGILEYDPRTGTIRYRQSSRILRLLLRVCSEFDEPSVQSE; from the coding sequence ATGTCTGACGAGGGGATCAATGCGGGTGGGTCGGACCTGCCAGGGGACGGTGGTGAGGGGCCGGAGGTGTTGAGTCGGTTGCTCGACGCCCTTTCCAGTCGCCGCCGTCGGCATGCGCTCTATTACCTGCGGGAGCACGAACTCGTCGACGTCGACGAATTGGCCCGCCATCTCGCCACGGAACGGCCCGACTCACCCGCCACAACGACCGCTGGCGACCGGATCGCCGAAATGGAGACGACGGTGATCCACTCCGATCTTCCGAAGTTACGGGACGCGGGGATCCTCGAGTACGACCCTCGAACCGGCACGATTCGGTATCGCCAGTCCTCGAGGATACTGCGACTCCTGCTTCGGGTGTGCTCGGAGTTCGACGAGCCGTCCGTACAGTCCGAGTAA
- a CDS encoding MBL fold metallo-hydrolase, protein MEVHHVTEDAETFTCNAFLAIGEDGTTTLVDAGTWDGVVDEVRRHADDVDSVVMTHQHGDHVSQLEAVVDAFDPEVYASDDHPTRTHEIEDGDTVTIGDETFDVVYTPGHADDHVSFVSESSLFSGDVVVHDDGAFDYGSFGRTDMAGQSRERLIESIEDLLERMPDGVEHMYAGHGGVFHGDVRDVVETALERAEKREPKYPDE, encoded by the coding sequence ATGGAGGTCCATCACGTCACCGAGGACGCGGAGACGTTCACTTGTAACGCCTTCCTCGCGATCGGCGAGGACGGAACGACGACGCTGGTCGACGCCGGCACCTGGGACGGCGTCGTCGACGAGGTCCGGCGCCACGCGGACGACGTCGACAGCGTCGTGATGACCCACCAGCACGGCGATCACGTCTCGCAACTCGAGGCCGTCGTCGACGCCTTCGATCCCGAGGTGTACGCCTCCGACGACCACCCGACGCGGACCCACGAGATCGAGGACGGTGACACGGTGACGATCGGCGACGAGACGTTCGACGTGGTTTACACGCCCGGCCACGCCGACGATCACGTCTCGTTCGTCTCCGAGTCGTCGCTGTTCTCGGGCGACGTCGTCGTCCACGACGACGGCGCGTTCGACTACGGGAGCTTCGGCCGGACCGACATGGCCGGCCAGTCCCGCGAGCGACTCATCGAGAGCATCGAGGACCTCCTCGAGCGCATGCCCGACGGGGTCGAGCATATGTACGCGGGTCACGGCGGCGTCTTCCACGGGGACGTGCGCGACGTCGTGGAGACGGCGCTCGAGCGGGCGGAGAAGCGCGAGCCGAAGTACCCCGACGAGTAG
- a CDS encoding DUF5786 family protein: MGFGSYDESEQQEVDADFDDDDAVKSDENSHEGTIEFENGASSDELLDRLQEIKDEDDG, translated from the coding sequence ATGGGATTCGGGAGCTACGACGAATCCGAACAGCAAGAAGTCGACGCTGATTTTGACGACGACGATGCGGTGAAATCCGACGAGAACAGCCACGAAGGAACGATCGAGTTCGAAAACGGCGCGTCCAGCGACGAGCTACTCGATCGCCTTCAGGAGATCAAGGACGAAGACGACGGCTGA
- a CDS encoding DUF99 family protein, with protein sequence MKAGVRGLGIAESFRRDATRSTLAGAVVRADRTLDGLAYRPCTVGGDDATDVACALVDDLGRPDVQYVLCGAIAPAWYNLLEPARIHDAAGRPVITVTFEASDGLEDGLRDAFSGEALERRLETYRSLPERRELSVNDETVYVRQLGCDAGEAAEAVRAFTPHGGRPEPIRVARMAARAGDSYAGALEGEEDDHT encoded by the coding sequence ATGAAAGCCGGGGTGCGGGGGCTGGGGATCGCCGAATCGTTCCGCCGCGACGCAACTCGGAGCACGCTCGCCGGTGCCGTCGTCCGCGCCGACCGAACCCTGGACGGACTCGCCTACCGACCGTGTACCGTCGGCGGCGACGACGCGACAGACGTCGCGTGCGCGCTGGTCGACGACCTCGGTCGGCCCGACGTCCAGTACGTCCTGTGCGGCGCAATCGCACCGGCGTGGTACAACCTCCTCGAGCCCGCTCGCATCCACGACGCCGCCGGCCGGCCCGTGATCACCGTCACCTTCGAGGCCAGCGACGGCCTCGAGGACGGCCTCCGGGACGCGTTCTCCGGCGAGGCCCTCGAGCGACGCCTCGAGACCTACCGCTCGCTTCCCGAGCGCCGCGAACTGTCGGTCAACGACGAGACCGTCTACGTGCGCCAGCTGGGCTGTGACGCCGGCGAGGCCGCCGAAGCCGTGCGGGCGTTCACTCCGCACGGAGGACGACCGGAACCGATCCGCGTCGCGAGGATGGCCGCTCGAGCGGGCGATTCGTACGCCGGCGCGCTCGAGGGCGAGGAAGACGACCATACGTAG
- a CDS encoding uracil-DNA glycosylase — protein MDESEAMDGLCVTDCTRCPKLVDSRSRIVNGAGPEDADLLFVGEGPGAKEDERGEPFVGRSGTVLDDGLRDVGLNRADIRITNCVRCRPPENRDPTTEELENCRGYLETEIDRLDPDVIVTLGKVPSEHLLGRSVAVTKEAGSLEEVRINGTPRRVLLCVHPAATLYDRSQEETFADALERAADLADVGDGDSGQSRLDGF, from the coding sequence ATGGACGAGTCGGAAGCGATGGACGGCCTCTGCGTCACCGACTGCACGCGCTGTCCGAAGCTCGTGGACTCCCGCAGCCGAATCGTCAACGGGGCCGGTCCCGAGGACGCCGACCTGCTGTTCGTCGGCGAGGGGCCGGGCGCGAAGGAGGACGAACGGGGCGAGCCGTTCGTCGGACGCAGCGGCACCGTTCTCGACGACGGCCTCCGGGACGTCGGCCTGAATCGGGCGGACATCCGCATCACCAACTGCGTGCGCTGTCGGCCGCCGGAGAACCGCGACCCCACCACGGAAGAACTCGAGAACTGTCGGGGCTACCTCGAGACCGAGATCGACCGGCTGGATCCGGACGTGATCGTCACGCTGGGAAAGGTCCCCAGCGAGCACCTGCTCGGGCGCTCGGTGGCGGTGACGAAGGAGGCCGGCTCGCTCGAGGAGGTCCGCATTAACGGGACGCCGCGGCGGGTGCTCCTCTGCGTCCACCCGGCGGCGACGCTGTACGACCGCAGTCAGGAGGAGACGTTCGCAGACGCGCTCGAGCGAGCGGCCGACCTCGCGGACGTCGGCGACGGCGACAGCGGGCAGTCGCGACTGGACGGCTTTTGA
- the hisH gene encoding imidazole glycerol phosphate synthase subunit HisH: MSTVSSPQEQSLATVVVVDYGLGNLRSVTRGLERAGADVEITDDPAAFADADGVVLPGVGAFREGVENANPLREDLLEVADSGTPLFGICLGMQMLLTTSEEGANDGESAVQGLDLIPGTNVRFAEGQKVPHMGWNELNVQRDHPLVEGVDGNYAYFVHSYYAMPDDDGATVATTDYEREFPSIVADEAGTVFGTQFHPEKSGETGLQILRNFVEICAEA; encoded by the coding sequence ATGAGCACCGTCTCGTCTCCACAGGAGCAGTCCCTCGCCACCGTCGTCGTCGTCGACTACGGACTGGGGAATCTCCGTAGCGTCACCCGCGGTTTAGAGCGCGCGGGCGCCGACGTCGAGATCACCGACGATCCGGCCGCGTTCGCCGACGCGGACGGCGTCGTCCTCCCGGGCGTCGGCGCGTTTCGCGAGGGCGTCGAGAACGCCAACCCGCTCCGCGAGGACCTCCTCGAGGTCGCCGACTCCGGGACCCCGCTGTTCGGCATCTGTCTCGGGATGCAGATGCTGCTGACGACCAGCGAGGAGGGCGCAAACGACGGCGAGTCGGCCGTTCAGGGACTGGATCTGATTCCGGGTACAAACGTCCGCTTCGCCGAGGGACAGAAGGTCCCCCACATGGGCTGGAACGAGTTGAACGTGCAGCGCGACCACCCGCTCGTGGAGGGTGTGGATGGGAACTACGCCTACTTCGTCCACTCCTACTACGCGATGCCCGACGACGATGGTGCGACGGTCGCGACGACCGACTACGAGCGGGAGTTCCCCTCGATCGTCGCCGACGAGGCGGGGACCGTCTTCGGCACGCAGTTCCACCCGGAGAAGAGCGGCGAGACGGGCCTGCAGATCCTGCGGAACTTCGTCGAGATCTGCGCCGAAGCGTAG
- a CDS encoding tRNA (guanine(26)-N(2))-dimethyltransferase — MRVTEGGVDLEVPGEQTEGVEEPVFYNPRQELNRDLTIATLRAYREREDRAETYLDAMTASGVRGVRAAADGWDVTCCDLEADAVDLAQENVARNDLEADVRVEHRNVNALMHDEPFDVIDLDPYGTPMPYADAAFANCRDLVCVTATDTAPMCGAHFNSGVRSYSAVPRNTDYHAEMGVRILLSALARSAARFDVGVEPILTHATSHYVRTYLELEHRATAADAAVDELGSLYHCEDCLYRESDPGLIADPLETCPHCGGNRVLVAGPVWLGSVQDPAFVDAVREEIPDEFGTAERARDLCETLAAELDAPTHYDQHKLCRNWGVPANAMDDFLADLRDAGYAASRSHYGGTTFKTDASVGEIRAATEGSLTN; from the coding sequence ATGCGCGTCACCGAGGGCGGGGTCGACCTCGAGGTCCCCGGCGAACAGACCGAGGGCGTCGAGGAGCCGGTGTTCTACAACCCCAGACAGGAGCTGAACCGGGATCTGACGATCGCGACGCTGCGAGCCTACCGCGAGCGCGAAGACCGGGCCGAGACGTACCTCGACGCGATGACCGCCAGCGGCGTCCGGGGGGTTCGGGCGGCCGCCGACGGCTGGGACGTCACCTGCTGTGACCTCGAGGCGGACGCGGTCGACCTGGCTCAGGAAAACGTCGCGCGAAACGACCTCGAGGCGGACGTGCGAGTCGAACATCGCAACGTCAACGCCCTCATGCACGACGAGCCCTTCGACGTGATCGATCTGGATCCCTACGGAACGCCGATGCCCTACGCCGACGCGGCGTTCGCGAACTGTCGGGACCTCGTCTGCGTCACCGCGACCGACACCGCGCCGATGTGCGGCGCGCACTTCAACAGCGGCGTCCGCTCGTACTCCGCCGTCCCGCGCAACACCGACTACCACGCCGAGATGGGCGTTCGAATTCTGCTCTCGGCGCTCGCGCGCAGCGCCGCCCGCTTCGACGTCGGCGTCGAACCGATCCTCACCCACGCGACCAGCCACTACGTTCGGACGTATCTCGAACTCGAGCACAGGGCGACCGCGGCCGACGCCGCCGTCGACGAACTGGGGTCCCTCTATCACTGCGAGGACTGCCTCTACCGCGAGTCCGATCCGGGACTGATCGCCGACCCGCTCGAGACCTGTCCCCACTGCGGCGGGAATCGGGTGCTCGTCGCCGGCCCCGTCTGGCTCGGCTCCGTCCAGGACCCCGCGTTCGTCGACGCGGTCCGCGAAGAGATCCCGGACGAGTTCGGCACCGCCGAGCGGGCCCGGGACCTCTGCGAGACGCTCGCGGCGGAACTCGACGCGCCGACGCACTACGACCAGCACAAACTCTGTCGGAACTGGGGCGTGCCGGCCAACGCGATGGACGACTTTCTGGCGGACCTGCGCGACGCGGGCTACGCGGCCTCTCGATCCCACTACGGCGGGACGACGTTCAAGACGGATGCGAGCGTCGGCGAGATCCGCGCCGCGACGGAAGGTTCCCTCACGAACTGA
- a CDS encoding YihY/virulence factor BrkB family protein, which translates to MTDFSRRLAVAGDAVSLARSEQLTLLAAGVAFYGFISLVPLMLLALGIAASVGGEALAEQLTAAATDVLTQSARELLAETVLDETGRQSATVVGAFGLLWASSRVLRGLDRAFSQVYGTAGSKSVLDTAWDAMIVFLAIAGGLALVAALELLIRYVPFLGATVVGPILVVFGLIVTFLPLYVVFPDADVDLREALPGTLVAAFGWYALSRTFSLYAGFAGEYAVYGALGAVFLVLIWLYVGAIILVFGAVLNAVLADREVDRQLQSPGHQQFATEAMTDDATGADEGAPDDRAGTETGSTEAASARQSARTRDRADDPEALREEIERLRDRVESFEDDVERRTVRKESLESELKRYVRRKQRRGHAHGWGPYLIMLYGTAMSIGAFYFLSGGWAILAMFVVWTSTLGLYALMVLFGFGLTVLGLPGRIRDAIGDRRS; encoded by the coding sequence GTGACCGACTTCAGCAGGCGACTCGCGGTCGCGGGCGACGCGGTCAGCCTCGCCCGCAGCGAACAGTTGACGTTACTGGCGGCCGGCGTCGCCTTCTACGGGTTCATCTCGCTGGTTCCGTTGATGTTGCTCGCGCTGGGCATCGCGGCCTCGGTCGGCGGAGAGGCGCTGGCCGAACAGCTGACGGCCGCGGCCACCGACGTGCTCACGCAGTCGGCTCGAGAACTGCTCGCCGAGACGGTCCTCGACGAGACCGGCCGGCAGAGCGCGACCGTCGTCGGCGCGTTCGGCCTGTTGTGGGCCTCGAGCCGGGTCCTCCGCGGTCTCGATCGCGCCTTCTCGCAGGTGTACGGCACCGCGGGCTCGAAGTCGGTGCTCGATACCGCCTGGGACGCGATGATCGTCTTCCTCGCGATCGCGGGCGGCCTGGCGCTGGTCGCCGCCCTCGAGTTACTGATCCGGTACGTCCCGTTTCTGGGGGCGACCGTCGTCGGCCCGATCCTCGTCGTGTTCGGACTGATCGTGACCTTCCTGCCGCTGTACGTCGTCTTTCCCGACGCGGACGTCGACCTCCGGGAGGCGCTCCCCGGAACGCTCGTCGCCGCGTTCGGCTGGTACGCGCTGAGCCGAACGTTCTCCCTGTACGCCGGCTTCGCCGGCGAGTACGCCGTCTACGGCGCACTCGGCGCCGTCTTTCTCGTATTGATCTGGCTGTACGTCGGCGCGATCATCCTCGTCTTCGGCGCCGTCCTCAACGCGGTCCTCGCCGACCGTGAAGTGGATCGGCAGCTACAAAGTCCCGGCCATCAACAGTTTGCGACAGAAGCGATGACCGACGACGCCACGGGTGCCGACGAGGGGGCGCCGGACGACCGCGCAGGGACGGAGACAGGGTCGACGGAGGCGGCGAGCGCCCGCCAGAGCGCCCGGACGCGTGACCGGGCGGACGATCCCGAAGCGCTCCGGGAGGAGATCGAACGCCTTCGCGACCGGGTCGAGTCCTTCGAGGACGACGTCGAGCGCCGCACCGTCAGGAAGGAGTCCCTCGAGAGCGAGCTCAAGCGCTACGTTCGCCGCAAGCAGCGCCGCGGCCACGCCCACGGCTGGGGGCCGTACCTCATCATGCTCTACGGGACGGCGATGTCGATCGGGGCGTTTTACTTCCTGTCGGGCGGCTGGGCGATCCTCGCGATGTTCGTCGTCTGGACGTCGACGCTGGGCCTCTACGCGCTGATGGTGCTGTTCGGCTTCGGACTCACCGTGCTCGGGCTTCCGGGCCGCATTCGAGACGCCATCGGCGACCGACGCTCCTGA
- a CDS encoding alpha/beta fold hydrolase — MFGRDSNGGPDGIDVMGADNDRSIVFVHGAMFTRKMWLPQQRALSDEFRTVSFDLPGHGVRGEEPFRMEPAIDILEQVIADHTDGSAVLVGLSLGGYVATEYAYRRPSDVDGLVLSGSSVNPVGGMETLTRASGAISRLATKPDVSCRVVEKLGYRWVRNRDLSPDVEREIIESGIYPREFGNAGPFIAGEDFRSKLSTFSGPTLVLNGEHDKLMRRGEREHAAAAQDGSVEVLAGVGHICNLHRPETYTDRVQHFLRQRVTASR, encoded by the coding sequence ATGTTCGGTCGAGACAGCAACGGCGGTCCCGACGGTATCGACGTGATGGGCGCGGACAACGACCGGTCGATCGTGTTCGTCCACGGCGCGATGTTCACCCGAAAGATGTGGCTCCCCCAGCAGCGGGCGCTTTCCGACGAGTTTCGAACGGTCTCGTTCGACCTGCCGGGCCACGGCGTCCGGGGGGAGGAGCCGTTCCGGATGGAGCCGGCGATCGACATTCTCGAGCAGGTGATCGCCGATCACACCGACGGGAGCGCGGTGCTCGTCGGTCTCTCGCTGGGCGGCTACGTCGCGACGGAGTACGCCTATCGCCGGCCCAGCGACGTCGACGGACTGGTGCTCTCGGGCTCGAGCGTGAATCCGGTCGGCGGGATGGAGACGCTCACGCGCGCGAGCGGCGCCATCTCGCGGCTGGCGACGAAGCCCGACGTCAGCTGTCGGGTAGTCGAGAAACTCGGCTATCGGTGGGTTCGGAACCGTGACCTGTCCCCGGACGTCGAACGGGAAATCATCGAGTCCGGCATCTACCCCCGCGAGTTCGGGAACGCGGGACCGTTCATCGCGGGCGAGGACTTCCGGTCGAAACTGTCGACGTTCTCCGGGCCGACGCTCGTCCTCAACGGCGAGCACGACAAGCTCATGCGCCGCGGCGAGCGCGAACACGCCGCGGCGGCCCAGGACGGCAGCGTCGAGGTGCTCGCCGGCGTCGGCCACATCTGCAACCTCCACCGGCCGGAGACGTACACCGACCGCGTCCAGCACTTCCTGCGCCAGCGCGTCACTGCGTCGCGGTAA
- a CDS encoding response regulator, translating to MDVPNRFGEILLVEDNPGDVRLTKEMLKEGGLDPTVHVVSDGAEALDFLHQRGEYADVPRPDAILLDLHLPRVDGAEVLEELGDDVGDIPLIVLSGSRQNPDLESDAIEERVDGRMVKPIDPDEFKATVQSLSE from the coding sequence ATGGATGTCCCAAACCGCTTTGGAGAAATACTTTTAGTGGAAGACAATCCGGGAGACGTCCGACTGACGAAGGAGATGCTGAAGGAAGGCGGCCTCGATCCCACCGTCCACGTCGTCTCCGACGGCGCCGAGGCACTGGATTTTCTCCACCAGCGCGGCGAGTACGCCGACGTCCCACGGCCGGACGCGATTCTCCTCGATTTGCATCTCCCGCGAGTGGATGGCGCGGAGGTGCTCGAGGAACTGGGCGACGACGTCGGAGACATCCCGCTGATCGTCCTCTCGGGGTCGCGCCAGAACCCGGATCTCGAGTCGGACGCCATCGAAGAGCGGGTGGACGGGCGCATGGTGAAGCCGATCGATCCCGACGAGTTCAAAGCGACCGTGCAATCGCTGTCGGAATAG
- a CDS encoding Vms1/Ankzf1 family peptidyl-tRNA hydrolase, whose product MSLAEYELHERLDRLSSASADRDILVTLAVPPQESIGEARQPVETDYAEASQLDDQSFPEPLTDALETVRSELNEYDTIPEDGLAIYAGAPDGDLITAVFDDPPVPVEESIYDHANEFDLAPLEGVTEPESTHGLLVVERGGAALGVLDDDGVEPIERFDSTVPGKSSAGGQSAARFERDRDRQKREFFDEVADRAERAFLGDDPVDGLLLGGTTGTVETFQEDAELDHRLEDRVVGEFAVEYATQQGLRQLAEKGQDAIDERDRDAVRGALERFFEGVRDDEPPVAYGREAVDDALEYDAVETLLLSTALEGEALQEFGDRTESQGGDTVVVPDDFPDGNRFADAFDGVGALLRFPID is encoded by the coding sequence ATGTCTCTCGCAGAGTACGAACTCCACGAGCGCCTGGATCGCCTCTCGTCCGCCTCGGCCGACCGCGACATTCTCGTCACCCTCGCCGTCCCGCCCCAGGAGTCGATCGGCGAGGCCCGCCAGCCCGTCGAGACGGACTACGCGGAGGCGAGTCAACTCGACGATCAGTCGTTTCCGGAGCCGCTCACCGACGCCCTCGAGACCGTTCGAAGCGAACTGAACGAGTACGACACGATCCCCGAGGACGGGCTTGCGATCTACGCGGGCGCGCCGGACGGCGACCTGATTACGGCCGTCTTCGACGATCCTCCCGTCCCCGTCGAGGAGTCCATCTACGACCACGCGAACGAATTCGACCTTGCTCCCCTCGAGGGAGTCACCGAACCCGAGTCGACCCACGGACTGCTTGTCGTCGAACGCGGCGGCGCTGCCCTCGGGGTGCTCGATGACGACGGCGTCGAGCCGATCGAGCGCTTCGACAGCACGGTCCCCGGCAAGTCGAGCGCGGGCGGGCAGTCCGCCGCGCGGTTCGAACGCGACCGCGACCGCCAGAAGCGGGAGTTCTTCGACGAGGTCGCCGACCGCGCCGAACGCGCGTTTCTGGGGGACGACCCGGTCGACGGCCTCCTGCTCGGCGGGACGACGGGCACGGTCGAGACGTTTCAGGAGGACGCGGAACTCGACCACCGACTCGAAGATCGCGTCGTCGGCGAGTTCGCCGTCGAGTACGCCACCCAGCAGGGGTTGCGCCAGCTCGCCGAGAAGGGACAGGACGCGATCGACGAGCGCGACCGCGACGCCGTCCGCGGGGCGCTCGAGCGGTTCTTCGAGGGCGTTCGCGACGACGAGCCACCCGTCGCCTACGGCCGCGAGGCGGTCGACGACGCCCTCGAGTACGACGCGGTCGAGACGCTGTTGCTCTCGACGGCCCTCGAGGGCGAGGCCCTGCAGGAGTTCGGCGATCGCACCGAGTCCCAGGGGGGCGACACCGTCGTCGTGCCCGACGACTTCCCCGACGGGAACCGGTTCGCCGACGCGTTCGACGGCGTCGGCGCACTGTTGCGGTTCCCGATCGATTGA
- a CDS encoding DMT family transporter has translation MMDRRTIAFFVLSSLFFGGTFVAAKAGLAYFPPLTFVALRFDVAALVMLAYVAVTASREELRPRTRGDVVGILATGGLVIGLSNALLFVGQQYATSAVGAIVFSLNPILTPVFAAVLLSDERLSRRGTAGMVLGLLGVALVVSPDPANLLGGDAVGRAILFAGAVSAALGAVLIRRAGSTATLSSTVRIAWGLPIAAVLCHAFAWGAGESVGDVTWSADAVLALGYVSLVAGVLAYIAYFGLLEATSAIEANLIFYVVPVVSTLGGAALLGESIAPAAVLGFLTIFAGFAVLGSESIDLRARLPDGLLGGSGDEEPIAEEPRGFRSD, from the coding sequence CTGATGGACCGACGAACGATCGCCTTCTTCGTCCTCTCGAGTCTCTTCTTCGGGGGGACGTTCGTCGCCGCGAAGGCGGGGCTCGCCTACTTCCCCCCGCTCACGTTCGTCGCGCTGCGGTTCGACGTCGCCGCGCTGGTCATGCTGGCCTACGTCGCCGTCACCGCTTCGCGCGAGGAGCTTCGGCCCCGGACGCGGGGCGACGTCGTCGGCATCCTCGCGACCGGCGGCCTCGTGATCGGCCTGTCGAACGCCCTGCTATTCGTCGGCCAGCAGTACGCCACCAGCGCCGTCGGCGCGATCGTCTTCAGCCTCAACCCGATCCTGACGCCCGTCTTCGCGGCCGTCCTCCTCTCCGACGAGCGCCTCTCCCGTCGCGGCACCGCCGGGATGGTGCTCGGACTGCTGGGGGTGGCGCTCGTGGTCAGCCCTGACCCCGCGAACCTGCTCGGCGGCGACGCCGTCGGCCGCGCGATCCTGTTCGCTGGCGCGGTCAGCGCCGCGCTGGGGGCCGTCCTCATTCGTCGGGCCGGGTCGACGGCAACCCTCTCGAGCACGGTCCGGATCGCGTGGGGCCTGCCTATCGCCGCGGTCCTCTGTCACGCCTTCGCCTGGGGGGCCGGCGAGTCGGTCGGCGACGTCACCTGGAGCGCCGACGCCGTCCTCGCGCTGGGTTACGTCAGCCTCGTCGCCGGCGTCCTCGCGTACATCGCCTACTTCGGGCTGCTCGAGGCGACGAGCGCCATCGAGGCTAATCTAATCTTCTACGTCGTCCCGGTCGTCTCGACGCTCGGCGGCGCGGCCCTGCTCGGCGAGTCGATCGCACCGGCCGCCGTCCTCGGCTTCCTGACGATCTTCGCCGGCTTCGCCGTGCTGGGCAGCGAATCGATCGACCTCCGCGCGCGACTCCCCGACGGGCTGCTGGGCGGGTCCGGCGACGAAGAGCCGATCGCCGAGGAACCGCGCGGTTTCCGGTCCGACTGA